The following is a genomic window from Deltaproteobacteria bacterium.
ATTTTCGGTAAAGTTCCCCGTTTGGACTTTCTTCACGTACTCCTCCCCCGGCGCCTCGCCGGGGATTTCCGCGTGAGATACATTCCATTCGAGCAATCCCTCTCCCTGGCCGTTCACCGGTATGAGACGGTTGAAGTGAACATAGTTCCGGATCGTCCACGGAGCGATCGCCGCGGTAAAGCAGAACAAAAGGGCCAGGACCTCCTTCCCCCGAAGCGTAAAGCGGAACCTCGCAGGCAGGAACCGCATTGCGACAATCAGCAAGGGAACGTACCAGGATACGACCTTGGCCAGAGTGCAAACTCCCCATGCCGCCCCGGACAAGGCGGCTTTCGCAGCCGAATGGGCCTTGACGAGCCGCACCGTCAACCATGCCGCAATCATCGTGAACAACAGGACCGTCGGCTCCTGGAGGACGAAGGCCACCCGGCTTACGAGAAGCGGATTCACGGCAATGAACAACGCGGCTCCGAACGCCCATGCAAGGGATGGAATGATCTCAAGAAAAAGGCCGAACGCCGCGACGGTCCCAAGGGTGTGAAGAAGCGATTGGAAAACGGAGGCGGACAGGATGGACGAGGTCCCCGTCGCCCGGAACCAGCCGCCCAGCAGGAGCGAAAAGAGAGGAGGCCTGTACACCGCCGGAGTGATCCCTCCGTCCTCCGAAAAACCGGTCCCCTGCGCCACGCTTCGGGCCAGCGCCATATACCCGATATCGTCGCTGGTCAGCGGCGGTAACGGATAAGAAAAGACGAAGACGAGACTGCACGCGAGCGCTACGGCCGCAACGATCGCCGTCGCGACGCCCCGCGATGACAGATTACGTTTCACCGCTTCATCCCGGCATCTATGTCCTTCTTGCAGGCCAGGATTGCCGCCCGCATATTCTCCGGAGACGGTCCCACTTCCGTCCAAGGTAACCCGGCAATCCGATCGCCTTTCGCACCGGGAAACTGTCGCAGATATCGAGATACCCGTACGCAATTGCCCTGCGGACCGCCGAGCCCGGCGCCCCTTCCGCGGAATGCCGCAGATAAAGTTCCAGAGAGTGCTGCGACGCGGGGAAGTAGGCTCTCCTCTTCAGCCGGACCGCAGCCATGAAAAAGAAGCGATGCAGCCAGCCCGGACAACCGCCCGCGGCATAATCGGCCGCTATGGCATCGAGACAACGCATGAAATATGCATTCCCTTCCGCAAGACAGGTATCGGCCATACGGCGCGTTCCCTGGCCGGGGTGAACCCGTGATCCGATAAGGATCCTGTGGACGTGAACGAACGTGTACCTCGATGCCATCCGGAACCAGAGGTCGTAGTCCTGGTTTGTCCTGAGCCTCTCGTCGAAGACGCCCACGGTTTCGAAGAAACATTTCGGAACGAGCGTCGTGCAGCCGTTGACCGCAATGTCCGTGATCAATGCCATGCGGAAGTCCCGAGCGGTCATGTGCCCGGTACGGACCGTCTCCAGGAACCGCCCCCGCTCGTCGATCAGCTCGTAATCGCCATACAGGATCGCATCGCGCCCCATATGAGCCAGGCATTCGACCTGCGCCTCCACTTTTTCCGGCCGGTAGACGTCGTCATGGCTGAGCCAGGAAAAGTACTCCCCGCGCATTTCCCGGATGCCGAGGTTCAGTGCGGAAGCGACGCCGCCGTTTTCCTTCCGGATATACCGGACCCTGTTCCCGTAGGAAAGGACGATCTTCTCCGATTTGCCCCCGTCGTCGGATCCGTCGTCGACGACAATCACTTCGATGTTCGGATAGGTCTGGGCCAGGGCGCTGTCGATCGCCTCGCCCAGGTAGTTCGAACCGTTATATACGGGAATGACTATGGAAACGTACGGCCGGGACTCCACGCTACCGCCGGTTGTATCCGAGAACGATCTTCGCCACCGTGCCGCTTACATCCGTCGCCAGGTACTCCCGCGGCGGGGACCATTCGAAAGTCCGGGAGAGAACCGTTCTCACGCATGAAAGGATCGACTCCGGCTCCGCACCGCTGAGAATGTTGCTCCCCGCTTCGAGCGTTTCCGGGCGCTCGGTTACGTCGCGCAGCGTGACCGAAGGGACGCCGAACAGG
Proteins encoded in this region:
- a CDS encoding glycosyltransferase family 39 protein is translated as MKRNLSSRGVATAIVAAVALACSLVFVFSYPLPPLTSDDIGYMALARSVAQGTGFSEDGGITPAVYRPPLFSLLLGGWFRATGTSSILSASVFQSLLHTLGTVAAFGLFLEIIPSLAWAFGAALFIAVNPLLVSRVAFVLQEPTVLLFTMIAAWLTVRLVKAHSAAKAALSGAAWGVCTLAKVVSWYVPLLIVAMRFLPARFRFTLRGKEVLALLFCFTAAIAPWTIRNYVHFNRLIPVNGQGEGLLEWNVSHAEIPGEAPGEEYVKKVQTGNFTENQRKELLWNYVKEHPYHFLVRRTARNVIHFAAPSRDWWILRGHCAPGEHGTLYWILTSLFHIPLFLFLVYRTWQFGSGLAPPGFGFVMLLYWTYWIEHALLWGDPRYGLAVYPILAGAVPPFAGISKMGGDT
- a CDS encoding glycosyltransferase is translated as MESRPYVSIVIPVYNGSNYLGEAIDSALAQTYPNIEVIVVDDGSDDGGKSEKIVLSYGNRVRYIRKENGGVASALNLGIREMRGEYFSWLSHDDVYRPEKVEAQVECLAHMGRDAILYGDYELIDERGRFLETVRTGHMTARDFRMALITDIAVNGCTTLVPKCFFETVGVFDERLRTNQDYDLWFRMASRYTFVHVHRILIGSRVHPGQGTRRMADTCLAEGNAYFMRCLDAIAADYAAGGCPGWLHRFFFMAAVRLKRRAYFPASQHSLELYLRHSAEGAPGSAVRRAIAYGYLDICDSFPVRKAIGLPGYLGRKWDRLRRICGRQSWPARRT